AAAAGATTTAGCTCAAAATGCTAAAAAAGAAAAAGGTAAAGAAAAACCGAAAAGCAGAAGAAAAGGAACTTTTATAAGCGTTTATATGAATCCGTACACAGGAGAAATCCTAAACGTTAAGTCTTTTTCAAGAGGTGAATCACCTGATTTTTTTAGATGGATATTAAACGGACACCGCGCTTTATGGCTTCCGTATGAAATTGGACGACCAATTGTAGGAGTAGCCGTTTTAATTTTCGTAGTGCTTTTAATTTCAGGTATTGTGCTGTGGTGGCCTACCAAATGGATTAAATCAATTATCGATAAAAGCTTTAAAATTAAATGGAATGCTAGTTTTAAACGTGTCAATTATGATATGCATAATGTGTTGGGCTTTTACAGCTGTATTTTCCTGTTCTTTATTGCAGTTACTGGTTTAGTATGGAGTTTTGGCTGGTGGAGTAAATCCTTATACTGGGTAACATCTGGTGGAAAACCTTTGGTTGAAAACCGTGAATCTCCAAAATCGGATACCACAAATATTAAAGCTTTTAATATTTCTACAGCTGATAAAGTGCTGCTGAAAATGCGAAAAGAAAACCCTCAGGCCTCTGGAATTTTAATTTCAATTCCAGCAAAACCGGCAGATCCTATTGGTGCTTTTGTTTACAAACAAAAAAATACCTATTACAATATGGATCGTTATAGTTTTGATCAGCAGACTTTAAAGGAAATTTCCATAAAAACACCTTTTTCAGGAAAATATATAGAAGCCAATATTCCAGACAAAATCCGAAGAATGAATTATGACATTCACGTAGGAAGCATATTAGGACTCACAGGAAAAATTATTGCTTTTTTGGCCAGTTTGATTTCGGCTAGTTTACCTATTACAGGATTTATAATTTGGTGGGGAAAGCAAAAATTTGGTAAAAAAGCACCAGCATCAAAACCAAAAATAGCAAGTAAAGCAGTTCCAGCTGCGAAACTAAAAAATACAGCAAGCGAAGTAATCGCTTAAAGAGCATGAAATTGGTTTTTTAATTTCTCTTTGTTTTTTTTGATCAAAAGGCAAAACTTATTTAAGTTTTGCCTTTTGTGTTTTTAATTCAATTGATTCGCTTTCAGCCA
This is a stretch of genomic DNA from Flavobacterium endoglycinae. It encodes these proteins:
- a CDS encoding PepSY-associated TM helix domain-containing protein, whose amino-acid sequence is MFSSSKSKPNNKKKSKKSLFKRIMAWLHLWLGLASGIIVVIVSLTGCIYVFENEIKDFIEDWRFVKPQEKAFLLPSQLVTIADKKMKDKKAASVTFGGKDEAAIVGYFVEKKEESGKGEDKRGEHKREEKKKDLAQNAKKEKGKEKPKSRRKGTFISVYMNPYTGEILNVKSFSRGESPDFFRWILNGHRALWLPYEIGRPIVGVAVLIFVVLLISGIVLWWPTKWIKSIIDKSFKIKWNASFKRVNYDMHNVLGFYSCIFLFFIAVTGLVWSFGWWSKSLYWVTSGGKPLVENRESPKSDTTNIKAFNISTADKVLLKMRKENPQASGILISIPAKPADPIGAFVYKQKNTYYNMDRYSFDQQTLKEISIKTPFSGKYIEANIPDKIRRMNYDIHVGSILGLTGKIIAFLASLISASLPITGFIIWWGKQKFGKKAPASKPKIASKAVPAAKLKNTASEVIA